The Vicia villosa cultivar HV-30 ecotype Madison, WI linkage group LG1, Vvil1.0, whole genome shotgun sequence genome includes a region encoding these proteins:
- the LOC131614278 gene encoding zinc finger protein ZAT5-like: MEPAHDHHQHNHHQHDHHQHDHHQHDHQQQQQQQQQQLSLASKELSNIIKGKRTKRVRPQSPIPFSITANSSTGEGGGATGEREDCYNNGDDVVNNNNINVIHNNNNTSPTTSYVEEKQDSVMDDEEHDMANCLILLAQGQSKESPKTTDELDGGMMNYAKYSSRKFMEAASLDSGRAGFYVYECKTCNRTFPSFQALGGHRASHKKPKALAIAQERKQFFDDDQEFQFKPNHKPISLQLNNNGKGNLYGGNSNHNNSTNNNKSKVHECSICGSEFTSGQALGGHMRRHRAPVGTSTANTTLSLTPMALEPDEDHQPRKKRNVLSLDLDLNLPAPEDDQKESKFAFASKQHQQQHGQKQQQQQQQQQQQQQQQQQQQTNLVFSAPALVDCHY, translated from the coding sequence ATGGAACCTGCCCATGATCATCATCaacataatcatcatcaacatgaTCATCATCAGCATGATCATCATCAACATGATCATCaacagcagcaacaacaacaacaacaacaactctctTTAGCCTCTAAGGAACTCAGCAATATCATCAAAGGGAAAAGAACCAAAAGGGTTAGGCCACAATCTCCTATTCCTTTTTCCATCACTGCTAATTCTTCAACTGGTGAAGGAGGTGGAGCAACAGGTGAAAGAGAAGATTGTTACAACAATGGTGATGATGttgtcaacaacaacaatatcaatgtcatccataacaacaacaatacctCTCCGACAACATCTTATGTTGAAGAGAAACAGGACAGTGTTATGGATGATGAAGAACATGATATGGCAAACTGTTTGATTCTATTGGCACAGGGACAATCTAAGGAATCGCCGAAAACTACTGATGAATTAGACGGTGGAATGATGAACTATGCGAAATACAGCAGTAGAAAGTTCATGGAAGCTGCTAGTTTGGATTCTGGAAGAGCTGGTTTCTATGTCTATGAATGCAAAACATGTAACAGAACTTTTCCTTCTTTTCAAGCACTTGGCGGCCATAGAGCGAGTCACAAAAAGCCGAAAGCATTAGCAATTGCTCAAGAGAGGAAACAGTTTTTCGATGATGATCAAGAGTTTCAATTCAAGCCGAATCATAAACCAATTTCCCTTCAATTGAATAACAATGGTAAGGGAAATCTATACGGCGGAAACAGCAACCACAACAACAGCACCAACAACAACAAGTCTAAGGTTCATGAGTGTTCCATTTGTGGTTCTGAATTCACATCTGGACAAGCACTCGGTGGGCACATGAGGCGCCACCGCGCCCCGGTGGGGACATCAACTGCCAACACCACACTGTCATTGACACCAATGGCTTTAGAGCCTGATGAAGATCATCAACCTAGAAAGAAAAGGAATGTTCTGTCTTTGGATTTGGATCTCAACCTTCCTGCACCTGAAGATGATCAGAAAGAATCAAAGTTTGCCTTTGCTTCCAagcaacaccaacaacaacatggCCAAAAACAACaacagcagcaacaacaacagcaacaacagcaacaacagcaGCAACAGCAGCAAACAAATCTTGTCTTCTCGGCACCAGCTTTGGTAGATTGTCATTACTAA